The following are from one region of the Quercus robur chromosome 1, dhQueRobu3.1, whole genome shotgun sequence genome:
- the LOC126712784 gene encoding uncharacterized protein LOC126712784, with translation MRNEALICKAFPSSFKHVAMRWFNGLEEGSVDSFEELTKAFGARFFTCSGIPRPLDALLSMAVREGETLNTYSDRYRELFNEINSDFEDMAVRTFKVGLPTNSDLRKSLTMKLARSMHQLMDRIEEHKRVEDDQTQAKGKAKAFALEQRDHQLDKFGSN, from the coding sequence ATGAGGAATGAAGCCCTCATATGCAAGGCGTTTCCTTCCAGTTTCAAGCATGTTGCCATGAGATGGTTTAATGGGTTGGAGGAGGGCTCGGTAGATTCATTCGAAGAGCTTACCAAAGCTTTTGGGGCCAGATTCTTTACTTGCAGTGGAATCCCCAGGCCTCTAGATGCTCTCCTTTCAATGGCAGTGAgggaaggagaaaccctgaataCCTACTCTGATAGGTACAGGGAGCtatttaatgaaataaatagtGATTTTGAGGATATGGCTGTCAGGACTTTTAAGGTGGGGCTTCCCACAAATTCTGATTTAAGAAAATCTCTAACCATGAAGCTAGCTCGAAGTATGCATCAGCTGATGGACCGCATCGAAGAGCACAAAAGGGTTGAGGATGACCAAACTCAGGCCAAAGGCAAAGCAAAAGCCTTCGCTCTCGAGCAAAGAGATCATCAGCTTGATAAGTTCGGCTCCAACTGA
- the LOC126712774 gene encoding uncharacterized protein LOC126712774, with protein MGRDPTKQNQNLYCQYHQDRGHTTKDCRTLRDFLGQLLKFGKLNQFTHSSSSQGEASSQGYQREIAPHLPLGTIHVIFANPNRQTASSTLVLTISQHSEKEEEENAFKRAKMKPDQVLGFSKQDKLGTTQPHHDTLVLTLRIGGFYVKRIMVDQGSGVEIMDPNLY; from the coding sequence ATGGGTAGGGACCccaccaaacaaaatcaaaatttgtacTGTCAGTATCATCAAGATCGAGGACACACAACCAAGGATTGTAGGACTCTCCGTGATTTCTTGGGTCAATTGCTGAAGTTTGGGAAGCTTAATCAATTTACACATTCATCTTCTAGTCAAGGAGAAGCATCAAGCCAGGGGTATCAAAGAGAGATAGCGCCACACCTACCATTGGGGACTATACATGTCATCTTCGCCAACCCAAATAGGCAAACTGCCTCGTCGACATTAGTGCTAACCATTTCCCAGCATTCcgagaaagaagaggaagaaaatgcttttaaaagagCAAAGATGAAGCCAGACCAAGTCCTTGGATTTTCAAAGCAAGACAAGTTGGGTACAACCCAGCCCCATCATGACACCTTAGTGCTTACATTGCGGATTGGAGGATTTTATGTCAAGAGAATCATGGTGGATCAAGGAAGTGGAGTTGAGATCATGGACCCTAATCTTTACTAA